In Scleropages formosus chromosome 6, fSclFor1.1, whole genome shotgun sequence, the genomic stretch TATTGCATGGCTGCCCATCACAGGACGTTAGACGGCTATTATTGCTCCTTTAAATGGAAAGGAGATGGAGGTCTTTTGTGCGGCATCATGGGTAAGTGCAGCTGGAGATGTGTGGCAGCGCCCACCTCGTCGGGTGTAGCGGCGAGGTTGCGAAGACGACAGGAAATGGGACATAATGTTGGTTTGAAGGGATGCGCCTTTGATGGCTGTGGCCGAGAGAGACTGCGCTGAAATTACGCGGCACAGGAGATGGACGCGCCCGAAAACACTTCTTTGTTCTACGCACAGAAGAAGGAAACGCCGCAAATGATACTTGATAGTGCTGATTGATGTGTGGTTGTGTGTTAGTATTGAATTATGGAGTAATTTCCAATATTTTGTGATTTCTCAGCCCGAAACCGTGCCTTGTTCCACGTTCTGCTGTCATGACGCATGCCAGGGTAttgttatacacacatactggcATTTCTGACTAATTTCTCTCCATTCAATTTTGCATTCAGTATGTAATTGTTTTCTGGAGGATTGAAATAGCGCCGCCTCGGTAAATGTTACGAATATTACGAACGTGAACCCTCCAGCCGGACCGCATCGGCGACCGGCAGGAGAAACTGACAGCATGGCTGTGTAAATAAATTCCTGCAGTATTCCGCTTTGCTGCGTGGATTCCGAGGTTTGTCGTCTCCAGGTTTCACGATTGTTGATGTAACAGGAcaggttttcattgttttatactGCCGTGTCGTTTTCCATGATGGATTGGTTCATTGCAGTCAGTCACGTGTGCGCAGCTGTTGCTGGACATACAGACACCCCCCGACTTACGTGATTagaccgttttttttttaactccctTATGTAAGGCAAAAGTtatgtatgtcagattccctCTCCTTCCCCACCATTAAATATCATCACGTGCTCCTTTGtatgtgcagcatccttcactgttctttttttatagtcgatacggctaaacctgggtcaaagtggctttattgtcagtTCAACCATAGACAGCTGgtgcagtgaaacaaaacaacgttcctccaggatcATGGTGCTACATAGAAACAGCTCAAAGCTACCTATTcaataaataatcaatatatatttattagtaTATAAatatccatcttcctccacttatccgggaccgggtcgcgggggcagcagtccaagcagagtcccccagacttcATTCTCctcgcacacctcctccagctcctctgggggaaccccaaggcgttcccaggccagctgggagacatagtctctccaacgtgtcctgggtctgccccgaggcctcctcccagtgggacgcCTCCTCCCAgggttggcgcccgaggtttgggtcggccgggcactcggccccgaccaccgcccaaatcgcaacgcaccggccccttacggcctctccggcaggtggtgagcccaccgaagagcggctccacgtcttggctttgggctgagcccggccaggccccgtgggcatagacctggccaccaggcgctcgcatgtgagcccaaacccacccccccaggcctggctccagggtggggccccggtgaccccataccgggcggggtaaacgagaaccttgatttaatagtcataagggggctttgaactgcgctttgtctcgtctgtcacccaggacctgtttgccttgggagaccctaccaggggcatatagccccaggcaacatagctgctgagatcattcaggcactcaaactcctccaccacgttaaggtggcggttcacggaggggatatataaatataataatagatataaacaataaatatacaataaatggtgtaaatgtaaacatactagTTAGGTTTTAGCAGCATTTCAAGAAGGAAGAGTGTAAAAAATTGCCAAGGGAGtagaatggtgttcagttggttcctgataatctttgtccattttcacacttccttattattttcagtttcatctccaaatcgattgctgtacgcttgcgaggCGGTTCTCGTTTGTCTTCAAGtacacgtttaccaccaggcattgtaaataatgaaaagggtaaaaaaaaaatgcgaagaaagcactacactaaggaGAGGAGGTGCATTTACGGCTCAAAACACacgagaactgggaagatgcagctccctgccttgtctggctacgccgacttgcgcttaacatatttcagatgctttgcgtaaaataaaagtgctatccgtaaataatgtgtatgccgggaattttttacataaatccagatttacggaAGTTGAATTTAcctaagtagaggggtgtccgTATGTCAGGAACTacttctccagtgcagggtcacagttgtCCAGAGTCTGTCTCAGAAACGTACCTGTCCATTTCAAGGTAATAATAATTAGAGTAATTAGTATGTTAAATAATATGTACGTGTTTATTTGCTGCACTGGAACCACAAGTTATACAATTCTCACATGGGTGCTCAGCATCATGTGTCAGCTGAAAGGAGCACCGGTTTCTCAATGCAGGAAACCGCAGCCTGGTTGCCTGGTGCAGATGATCAAACCTCTTCCAGAAGAAAGCAGTGCAGCCCACGGGGTTTGTGAGTCCACTGTGCGTTTGAGGGACCCATCTCCCCGTTTGTAATCTGATGGCGCAAAATGCATCGGTATCTACAGCGCGATGTTCTAAGTGTGTTTTCTTTAGACAAAAATATGGGTCCGGATGCAGTGCGCTTGCCACCATCCCTCCTGTAGGCAAGACACcataaaactgattttatgtCTCGGCGTGAggattttattttctgctttcattAGTTGAAGTTCAAGACACTTTCTTCATAAAATAATGGCGATACACCCCCTCTAAATTCCTGGACTAACTAACATGATTCATTTTATGAGAGGCGCAGAGCGGTTCTTGTCTAAAGTTTAGGAAACTATGCTTTTCAACAGGTGGTGTCGCATACAGCGACGGTTCGGATCCATCACTCCGCAGGCCCCTTTACCGATGACGTGTGTCTGTGAATCACCGAGGAATTACGAACACATAAGTGACAGGCAGGTTTCAGAAATATAccgacatatacacacacacctgtatgttAGTGTAGCACTGTGTGGATCCTTGTGAAGTTTCTTTACTTTCAGTGAATCAGAATTGCTTTGAGGTGTCAAAAACACTAAGATGAGGTTCTAAAAAAATTCTACTTAAGAGAGGCGGAGGAAATTAACACTTGATGTCGTGCTGCCTGCGTTCAACAGGTccgtaaatattttttttccccgcataCAATCGAAGGCTGCCAAGTTTTCGCCAGGCTGTTTAAATAATTGACGGGCCACGCGGGGGCTCCTCCAGGCGCAACGCGTGCATGAAACATTGATGGGTGCGCACCTGAGACGCACACCAAAAGCCCATCTGCAGTAGCAGGGTAGACGCACAGAGGTGCCCTGCGAATACACACTCGAGCACTGGATCACATTGAAAAAGAAACCGATCTTCTGAAAATGTGCCAACCTGTATGAAGTGTCTTTTGGAAATCGACAGACGGCCGTTTTGAAGGAGctccgtctttttttttttaagtttttttttttttaagtttttaggTGCTGTGGCTTGTTTTTCCTCTTAGAGTTTTGTCTAGACAGTCTTAATGTAACACGTGATTGAAAATGAAAGTACGTCACTGAGACATCAGTAATTTAAGGGCTGAATTATCTAAGCAGCTGTGAGCCTGTGTTCCAGCACACTATTGTACAGTGTGGTCCCCTGGAGggagtactgtactgtgttttgacACGGTGAATGGGTGATTCACAAGCACAGAGCCTTAAATTCAGCTCTTTAAACCACATTTTCGGACCCCGAGACGGAACTCTCGGGCGGTTCGCTGTCTTACCCCCAAGGTGTTGTGAGGGAGTGTTTCACACTCTTGTTACTCAGTTTACATTTGCTAACTGTACCCTTCCTATGTAGGGAACATAAAGTAAGAGAGGGTACAGTAAGTGTATAGGAAAGGTACAGTAAGGGTATCGGAAGTGTAATGAATTAAAAGTGCAGGAAGGGTATAGGGAGAGTGCAGATAGGATACGGCACGATCAAACAAAGTGTATATAGAGTGTATGGTTGGTGTACGGTGATGGCTTTATTTACCTTTTCGGTACACTAACTGTACTCCTTCTTTACCCTTACCGTACCCTTCCTCTATATTATTGTAACCTTCTTATACTCCTGCTATAccctttttctccctttcctgtGCTGTTCCTGTACTCGTACCATACACCTTCTGTACTCTTTGTAGCTTTCCTATGGCCTTACCCTTCCAGTGCACTTACGATACCCTTGTTATGTGCTGATTTTACCTTTTCTAATATGTGTGATTTAGGTGGAACTCCAGGAGATTGTCAAAGAATAACATAGAGTTCATATTGTTGAACCTCAACCAGAAAACAATTTGTTGGTTGCATTTCATCAAGAGTGAAAATACGGAAATAATGTTGTGTGCTATGGTCACTTAAAAGTGTCTCCCAGACCTCCCAAGGGCGTGATGTGCAAAGactgttcattttatttatttatttatttctttaggtACCCACCCACCTTGCCCAGTTGCATTTTCTGCCCCTCATCTGATACAGACATGGGCCATTTATAGACGGCCTGCAGAGTAAATTATTGGAATCATCCTGCCAGTTTGAAATTATAGCTTTCCGTTTTGAAAGTGTGCACTGTTTGAGGCTGCAGTGGATCAGGATGTTGGATGGTGGAGAAATATTGTTTTGTCCTAAACATAGGCCCTCTGTGGCTGGCAGACCTGTTTCAGATTATAATTAAGCTTGGAAAGTGGCTTGACCGTACCGCTTAAGTCTCAGCGTGAGCTATGCGATTATGGAGTGGAATGAAATGGAACCCATGTTCCgcacacaccccctccccataTTTTACTTCCAGCACTGCTTTCAGTGGCAAGAACATGGTGTGCCCAGAAAAGTGGAAGACGGTTGATACAGTGTGGCCGTGTTGTCTGCATGGCATCCTCGATCTAAGAGCAAGGCTGGTACATGCGGTTGCCATGGTGTCCTTGAACCCTTTAAACTTCCAGCAGCACTGACTCGCTCTCAGCAATGTAAGCCTTATAATAATGACAGGATGGCTGCTATAAGACATGACATAAAATATTTCTACATATATtaatctgtgtatgtgtgtggataACAGTAACGATTCAGCAGGACATaattaaatggagaaaaattgGATAAATGTGAGGATATTTGTTAAAATTTATTGCCTTAATTTGTGTTTGGGGAGAAGTGGGATCacgcttttattttttcagagtaTGATGAAAAAACTTTGTGCACTTAACATAAATCTAATGTGCCTGATCATTTGTACTCTTTGTCTGattgtatttttgaaattaCCCTTTTGATTTTTCACTTATAGATCCATAATAATGGAGCTCTGACCATTAGCAGAAACTCACTTCATTAGGTTAAATCtgttccattttttgttttgcttaaaatgtatatatcCGATACGAATGCACCTGGACTTTAGTATACGTTATGTACCTCTGTATGCAGTCAATatcttgtgtttgttttttcctgagCACAGAGTCCAGGATTATTGCCTGTGCACTGTCTGGCCTGCCTGTCTAATGTTACCAGATGGTTGCACAGGAGAGACCATCACCACATTGATCCTGAGCTCATATGTTGCAAATACACCCGTTgatattaaagggaaaaaaaaaagtatccacTAAATGCAtagtctgtgcaaaaaaaaaagaaaaataaaataatgtgtttgAGATTCTTAGTTTTATATTGATGTTTGTTCTACAAGTGTATGGTAGCGAtgttgtttcctcccacacacaaacacattcttgGCCATGTTTACCCCAGCTAGTTAGGTGCTAATTTAATTTGATCAGATTCACTATATTTAAAATTCTGGTTGAGAAGGGCAATGAAAGCTGTtctcccttcttttttttttttttttttctcctccttctgaGTTTCCACGGCACATATGATTAGTGTGGCCCAGTGGGAACTCTTATCAAATTTACCGGTGCCTGTTGCGCTTGAACGTGTTTTGTGATAATGAAAGTTGCAAGGTTGCAGAGGGTCAGAGCCTAACCTTGAGGTACTGGATACGaagcagggtgcaccctggtcCACTGAACGCCTCTCCACCGCAGGGCGATCGCACGCGCTCATTGGCTCACAAATGCACTACGGGAAATTTAGAGTCTCCATTCCACCTGAAACGCATGCGTTTGGACTGCGGAAGGAATCCAGCAGGAGAACATTGACGACAtgcagtgtgtttaaaaaaaattcaggtttACAGCACTAACATTAACCTTTCTCAGGTTTCTGTAAGAGGTAAAGTAaggtaataaaatgtaaaacagaccTTTTTCTTTCCCAGGATCCCTCAGTGACACAAGTAACACAAAATGTCCCGCCAGGTTTGGAAGAATACAACcctttcacaaacacaaaaccgGTGAGTACTATATGTTACTCAGAACATCTGTTCATGTCTCAGCTAAAATGATTCCGTACCTATACCACCATTGAATTTCTTCTAGCTattgttacatttcatttgtattttgaaatattatatattttaatgattGATTTGATCCTGAGATGTTTTACATGTGACTCATAATTGGTTCagtctgtaaataaatgtaaatatgaacagaTTTTTTCAGTTAGCATTTATTGTGAGAAGGATCTGTGGACTTTATCAACTCGGCTAATTTTGAGCAATTTCCTGAAGGAAGACTGATTGATATGAAGGGTCAGTTTCGTCGTACCGTCTCTCGACGAGCATGAAAGTGGCCCGTCGCTGACAGTCACTGTTGTTCTGAAATGTCGCGCTCTTATTAATGGCCTGTGTTGCAGATAGGATTAGGGAGGCATTAATTTTAATACGCAATGCAGCTATTATTTGATGTCAGAATGGTCTGTGGAACCCAGTCTTATGAATGTTCACACTTCTGATAAATACTGTGAAAATGGGATTAACAGCAGTCTTCTCCCTCCAGCTGCCGATTCTCTTGCTGTGTTAATTACTTTTTCGCATTTCGCAGTAACTGAGGAGCACATGTCTGTCTCAGCAGGTAACTGGGAAACTGTCCTGCCTTTTGTGTTAATGAATATGGTAGGGTGTGTTTCCGCTGCTTATTACTTTTGTCTTTCGCATATTTTAACATCTGGATTCAGAAAATGTtaaccgatttatacagcttggtttACTTAAGAAAGGAAAGTGATGCACCAACATCCGTTCCCCTTAGATCCTGCAGCATTTTCGGTCATCACTTAATTTTCAGATAGCTTTGGAGCAGGCTGTTTGGCAATGTGTGGACGACTGCcatgttttacatatttaattgcACTGACTAGTGCCGTGTTTTTCTGCTGTAACAGTAGGCCGGAGCCTCTGTGTCTTTTCTGTTGTAGGTGTCTAAGTATTGTCTACTAATGAGAGCAGATTCCCTGcttggcattgtttttgttgtgaaaaTGCAGTTGGGCGCCTGTTCTATAATCAACCGGTCTTTCATTTTCCACCCACTTGATTCGTGGAGAACTGATGAAGCAGTAGCAGCTTAGGGGCCGACCAGGTGACGGCTGTAAACTGAAATCTAGCTCCCTTATCCATAAATGTCCCTCAGTGAAGATGAAGTACTACTTCTTCCTCCCATTCCTcccatttttttattactgatatcaataatgaaaaaaatttaatttagctggtgcttttctccaaagcaaacttCAGTGTTAGGTCGCTTACAGTCAATTGCCCATTTGTAGTGCTGTTCGATTCGTGCTTTTATCAACTCAGAGTAGGTACCTTCctccagggtactgcagcggaAGTGGTGATTTGTACCCGCGATCTCCTGGTTGCAAAGCGCTGAACTTTAGCAAGGGCTCACCCTAGCCCTAACCCTCTGACAACTACCAGGAGCCCATTTATAGCAGTTGGGTAGTTGTATTCACTGAGAACTATTAACATTAAGCAGGGAATGTGTCTTTGtctaaattaatgttaaaattttggGGGGATAGAAAATACATGAATTTTCAGCACAAGCTGTTTGAGTATATCCTCGATGCAGTCCCAAGAACGGCACTGTAATGTAAGTTCACCAACTGAAaggttttctgtgtttttcttcgCAGGCATCAGCGGCCACAGCCTCCAAAATGCCCCCCACCACTAACACGCAGCCGGCCATCATGAAACCGACAGAGGAGCCCCCAGCgtacacacagcagcagacgCAGGTCTTGCTGCTTGTTGTGCTCCTACTATCCGCTAGAGCAGAAGATGAGAATTAATAGTTGCTGTTTTGTCACTTAGAAACACTGGCTTAttgttttaagaaatatttgcatataGTAGCGAACCATAAATTCTCTGTTTTCTCAGATGCTTTCGGCTAGTAAGTTGTTCCCAGTTTACATTTTCATCTCCCGTACTCACATTTGTTGATGTCGGTGAActtggaaacaaaaacaagtcacTAAGTATTAAGTAATCTCAGCATTCAGCAAGTAGCAGAAactacacttttttaaaaaaaaaaaaaaaaaaaagattagaaCACTTTTGGAATTATCTGGGGTATTTTCCTGGACGTGTATCGGATGAATGGTAGTATCGGGTGTAGTATCTCAGGACTGTTTTACAGAAAGGTTGCAGCCCTTCTGGGGTGAATAAATAGCTTTTTTGTCATGGTTTAAGATGAGCCTGTTTCAGCAAACGATATGTTCCAACAGAAGACCAGGCGGAATGAGGCCTTCTGATGAGAGAGAAGGAGATGTATAATTAAGTGCTGCCAGAGGCTTTTTATGTGGGAAGTCTGCGTTCTGCGGACAGGGTTGCAGGCAGCATGTTGGCAGGTTGCAGCCATCGAAGGGGCTAGTAACTTGACACAGATCCCCAGAGCAGTGGGATCTGACAACAATGGCTTTGAAACTCACCACTTAATTGGTAGTGTAACCGTTGACATTCTTGTGTTAAACTGCTCAGTAAAAGTGAAAGATTTCAGTGTGTGCTTTGCATTTCACACACTGTCCTCCTTCAGgctcattttatttgcataaataaattattacgAAATACTCGGAACAAAATCCATAACTGTGTGTCATCTGTATTCGTtttctacttctgtttttttttttttttttaaatgttatgtttttatttcagcGATGATCAAAATTGTGATTATGCAGTATTATtagtataataaatatttatttttctgtttggcTAAtagaaatttaatgtaaataaaaactcaaagcgtggaaaatttcaatttcagtGTTTAACAGCGGAACCCAACTTTAAAAGCTAAAATCTGTGACTTGAATCAGCCAATCACTTGATGATCCCTGctgcacaaaacatttttccagtagTTCTGATATGAACCAATGCTATTGACTTTATTTAGAGCTAACTACACCAAGAGGATTCTTTAGTGAGGATTCTGAATTTTCACTGATCAGTCAGTTTATTCACATGGGAGATGGTGGTGAAGAAGTCAGTACAGTCGTGTAGATGCGTAATTCAGAGCAAATCCCAAAAGATGTCACACATCTGCAGGGACAAAAGAGCCAGTACTTGGACAGAAACATGCTTGAAGCTGTGCATGTACCTGAAggttacatacatatatagttATGCATTGTGCTGTGTTCTTGTAGTCCACACATATCTACGTTACTCCAGGCTGTAACTTATTCTTCCCTTTCCAGGACCAGGCTCGGGCTCAGGCAGAGCTGTTGAGGCGCCAGGAGGAACTTGAGAAGAAGGCGGCTGAGCTGGATCGTCGGGAGAGGGAGATGCAGTCTCTTAGTGCATCGGGAGGTTAGGGTCAAAGGCTTGGTCTTTGGGGAACATCTATCTGACGCGACTTGCACTGAGACCTACTCTTCCACAAAGCCCCACCTGAAaacgtatttttaaaaatgctgccaATATGTTCTGGTATGACATGTAATCATTACCAGGTATGCTCTGAGGGGCGTTGCTTTCTGGCTGCTTTCCTTGACCCATTAACCATAATTCAAACGAACTGTTCCAGATGGCACTTAATATAGCTTTCTGTTTCCCACAAAACGCTCATGAGAAAAGTTGTTtacctgtctctctcttttGTAACAAGAAGGCCACCTGCATCTTTGCATGCAGGTTTCATCAGACAAAACATGTTCTGTGTGTTCAGGATTTGTCTGATTCTATCCACAACCTTGTTGTAACTCAGCCAATGTTAGGTGTTGTCTTTGAGCAAAAAaaggatgagtaacccagtcaTCTGACCTGCTCAAAGAAACGTGGGCTAATTTGCGTTCCTTTGGCCTCTGCATCATAGAAGGCTAGTATGGCATTGGGGAGGTCAACACCTCAGTCCCTAGCACAGAGCACTTGGAAATTTTAGCCACTGAGGAGCCCCCACTATTCTAAACACATTTCTCTGTTCCCCTCAACGAACTTTCTTAAAATAGTATGATAATGCTCTATTACAACTACAGTGCAACTCCAAAACAGCTGCTTAATATTTATTGAGACCGGGCCTATATCAGTGTGATTGACATCAGCTGGAATACAGCACTGAGATTAATGGTAAACACTAATTGTCAAACACCTCTCGATAGAGTGATGGAGATATTGATACACTAAATGATTGTATAACGGGTGCTACTTTGGGCCAGTCAAGGCGAACACATGgggcttttgtttgtttccttgtgtGACATCATTGGGTTTGGCTGGaactctttttcttctttcaggaAGGAAAAACAACTGGCCCCCTCTTCCGGAGAAGTTCCCTGTGGGGCCCTGTTTCTACCATGACATCGCTGTAGACATACCTGTAGAATTTCAGAAGACAGTCAAGATCATGTACTATCTATGGATGTGTGAGTGTTGAGTTTTGCCGTTGTTGAAGTCGAGTGAAGCCAGATTTAAAGATATAAGTCGCAGCAATCTGGCACTATGAAAGTAATATGGCATCCTGACATGAGTGTTATTGACTTTCTCCtgtactgtgtgtttttcacaagagcaaatgtcactgtttttcaAGGGAGGAAACATTTCACCTGAATGCCGTTTTGTCACATGCAAACAAACCTTTCTCATGTAGCCCTGTAGTCCTACGTGTAACAGTTTTATTCAGTCATACTAAACCACATGCTTGACTCAAGTTACTTAAAAAGTTGTGTTTAGAAACAACCTTCAAACTGTGTTTGAGGCTGTAAGAATATAGATAACATGTAGTACTGTGAAATAATGGAGAGATCAGTTCTTCTAGGCATTTGTGCAGTTTGAGCCTGGAGCGTACATGTGAAgactgtgaaatgtaaaatgtcaccGTGTGACTTTGGTCATCCTCATGCAGGCCTGTGAATCTCTGCATTTGCTCAGTTCTTGTGGTTCAAGCCTGCTGAGATCCAAGACAGAGAGTGGAATTCTGAGCTGTCATGTAATtgaatttcagtaatttagcccctgaaaatatttctgcacaAGTGGTTATTGTTTCCTTGACCGCATAGTGTTTGTTTGAGCAGCTGTCTTTCCGCAGCTGCGTAGTCTCGACATCTCGGGTACCTCTGCTCTATAACATGGCCGTGTTTCACATAGGAACATGTAAAATCTTGCAGTGACCTGTGAAATTCCAAGGCACTGTGACAACTGTTCTGTAGGAGTTTGGGCTTAAAAGTCCATGGAATGCATGTCGGATGCATTTGAAAGAGCATTAAACACAGGCAAATGCATTAGCGAGAACATAACGTTAACCGAGACACTTGGCATTTCACATGGAAATGTgcctccatttttttccctgtttattACAGAATGAAAGCTTTCAGCAAAGTATTTTGAATAGTATGATACAGCTGTCAGTTTGCACATCATTTTTCACAAAAGATCAGAACTGTGTCATGAGAGAAACTTTTTGATAATAGCACTTAGCCACAACTTGGTAGACTCGTCATGTCGAGAATTTTAGGGAGTTGCTGTATACTGTTGTATATCCAGTGTGAGGCTTATATGAGGGAAAAacagtgaattaaaatgttgtACACACATGTGAAAGCAAATTGGAAACGTAACCAACGTTGGAGTGAATGATTCTTGATGCAAAATCTGTAGGAGTTACACGGAGGGAGTAAAATTAAGGGCAAATTCTTAATAATTCATCcttaatgtaaaagtaatgaaaCACCATTTGTATATTAAGATCTATTTTCTTGACTTCTCTGAGAGTCTGTTAAACCCTTAAGCCTTTTTAACACTGGTGTAGCGAAACAGTTGCCTGTTAGCCTTTTTATAGAagatattattgtattttttgctgcgTTGCACGTTTTGATGTTTGAAGCTACGTGACAGCTAAACATATCTGACTATGTTTAACAATTATGTTTTGCAATTAACATGACAGTACAAGTGAGGGTTGCATAAAAACCAGTTCTCACTACCATGTCTGTGTTCTTGTTTGTGCTCCTCTGTTAATGATGGTCTGACAGACAGATACTCAGGGGCTGCGGGATCAAAACCTAGAATGTCTCCTCCTCCATTTGCCTAGAACATTTTTGTTCACTGTAATAATCTTATGCATTAGTTATTGATATGTGGAGGTGACATCATAGCAAACTTCTCAAAGAAACCTGTAATCTAAAGGGGAGTGTAAAATTTTGATACAGTCcctgtaaataaatttgatGCTGCCCGCTTCCTAAACTGCTGCAGAGAAACTGTAGTGAAACGTAGAACATATCCATCTTACACATTATGGCATGGACCATATTAAACATGTGATGTACCCCGAAGTGGAGCAGATCAATGCTATGCAAGCGATTGTGAGTATTTCCACAGCGCTGCCAATGCGTCTTAACATGTAAACTCCTGCTTGTGTGACGGTGACAATTCTGCTGAGATCTGGCTCCGTGTCCATGCGTGCGGTGAAGGGACGAACGGTGCCTAGATGCTCACGACTTTCTCTCCGCAGTCTATGCAGGGACGCTGTTTGTGAACATCTTTGGCTGCCTGGCCTGGTTCTGTGTGGACGCGTCACGAGGAGTGGACTTCGGCCTGGCCATGCTCTGGTTCATGCTCTTCACGCCCTGCTCCTTTGTCTGCTGGTACAGACCGCTGTATGGCGCCTTCAGGTACTACTTCATCCCCCAATTACTCaggggcagcaggaggaggcccTTGAGGCGCAGGGCTTGTGACTGTAACTGCTGTGTTCCTCATCCTGGCCACctgaaagaagaaaactgtACATGTTTATCG encodes the following:
- the LOC108925103 gene encoding secretory carrier-associated membrane protein 1-like is translated as MSDFDSNPFADPDFTNPFQDPSVTQVTQNVPPGLEEYNPFTNTKPASAATASKMPPTTNTQPAIMKPTEEPPAYTQQQTQDQARAQAELLRRQEELEKKAAELDRREREMQSLSASGGRKNNWPPLPEKFPVGPCFYHDIAVDIPVEFQKTVKIMYYLWMFYAGTLFVNIFGCLAWFCVDASRGVDFGLAMLWFMLFTPCSFVCWYRPLYGAFRSDSSFRFFVFFFVYICQFGVHVFQAIGIASWGACGWISALTGLNKSIPVGIIMILIAALFTASAVISLIMFKKVHGLYRTTGASFEKAQQEFATGVMSNKTVQTAAANAASSAARGAFKGDQI